The sequence TAACAATAAACACAACATATATCTATTGATATGTTATAAAATACAACACAAATAATTAAAAAGCATATAATAATTTATTTAGGGGTATACATCTGATTGGTCTAACGGGGTACCTATAGTACGGATTATGTAAAGTGGAGCTGTAATATTAAAAGTCCATTTTGATATGGAGTGGTTGGCCGAAGCGGTATCCCAGCACATTAAAAATCTCAATATGGATGCTTGGCAGCGATGGCTAGCATTACATAATCCATATTATAGGAACCCGTATTTTTATTTTCTCGATCTTGGAGCTTAATAATGATGGAATACATATTTACGTATAAATAAAGAATATGTCTAGGGAATTGGCGTTATCTAATAAAAATAGCCTTTACCCATTTGCTGAGGACAAGGGGGCTATTTTTTGTGTTAAACCAACGCAACGATTAATTCCTTATGATTATATCAATCACAAAAATGGGTATAGTGAATAAGGAGATGGTTACTAAAAAGTGCCTTCTTCACATGGCGCACTATTTTTATTACACTGTACAAGCAACATGATATAAGGAGATGATTGAATTGAATAAAACCTATCCACGTGCTTTTTCACATATTGGACTGTCTGTTCCGGACTTGGACGAGGCAGTAAAATTCTATACCGAGGTACTTGGCTGGTATGTCATTATGGAGCCATCCGTTGTGGAGGAGGACGATAGTGCGATTGGCCAGATGTGTACAGATGTCTTCGGTGCCGGATTTGGGCAATTCCGAATCGCACACTTGTCCACTTCAGACAAAGTCGGGATCGAAATGTTTGAGTTTGCAAACAATGAAACACCAGAGAATAATTTTGAATATTGGAAAACAGGTATTTTTCACTTCTGTGTACAGGACCCGGACGTAGAAGGACTAGCAGAGAAAATCGTCGCACATGGCGGAAAACAGCGAATGCCTGTCCGCGAATATTATCCAAACGAAAAACCGTACAGAATGGTCTATTGCGAGGATCCTTTTGGTAATTTAATCGAGATTTACAGCCACAGTTATGAATTAACTTATTCTGACGGTGCTTATTAAGCAAAGGTTTCGGCATTCGCTTCGATTCTTAGCGGATGCCGACGTTTTTATTATACTTGGTACATAGTGAATGTTCATCGCTAAGTCTGCTTCATTGATAACATTTTCTTAATAGAATAAAAGCTAATGTTAATAAAAAACGCTTTGTTTAAAGAAGACTTTCTTTCGTTCACTACAACTCTCACTTTCCTCTCTTTCGCTCGAATGTGGCCACTTGACAAACCATTGAACCACCTTGCTGTTAACCCCTTTACTTTTCTAAGTTTCTCCTATACTTTAAGGGTTAACGCCCTTCCTCTAAACCGTTACAATTACAACGGACATACCACCACGATTTTGTAAGCGCTTCACAATATTTTAAAATGGAGGATTGAATCTATGGGTAGAAAATCGATTTCGCTATTGTTAATCATTATGCTCGTTTTCCCATCATCAAGCTTTACTCTCACCACTCAAGCAGCAAGTGCAGACATCCCCGTGTTACTTTATCACAAAATCATCGAGAATCCGTCCAATGAATGGACCGATACAAGTATTGAAAAATTTGAACGAACGATGCAATACCTTCACGACCACGACTACCAAACCTTATCAGCTGAAGAATATGTAAAGATACAGGATGGCAAAGGAGCTCCCTCAGAAAAATCAATTTTGCTGACATTCGACGATGCGACCCCAGATTTTATCACCAATGTGCTACCTATATTAAAGAAATATGACATGCAGGCTGTTCTTTTTGTTGTAAGTGACTGGGTTGATGGTGATTACAGCATGTCGGAAGCACAATTAAAAAGTCTTGTCGATGAACCGAATATAAGTCTTCAAAACCATTCGAAAACACATACGGAAGATGGTGTATGGACCAATAACATTACACTCGAACAGGCCAATGAAGAAATCGCAGCAGCGAACACCTATCTGAAAACCATCACGAAACAGGATCCTGTTTTGATGGCGTATCCTTATGGTGCTTATAATGAACAAGCCGAACAGGCCAATCAGGAAAATGGCATCAAGTATGCTTTTAAAGTCGGACACCCAAATGGAGGAGATTTTGCAATGGGACGGTATTATGTCAAAACAGATACTAGCTTACAAGACATTGCGGAATGGATTGGCGGACCTGCACCAGATGAACAAACAGACGATGAAACAACGACTGTTTTTC is a genomic window of Gracilibacillus salinarum containing:
- a CDS encoding lactoylglutathione lyase family protein, producing the protein MNKTYPRAFSHIGLSVPDLDEAVKFYTEVLGWYVIMEPSVVEEDDSAIGQMCTDVFGAGFGQFRIAHLSTSDKVGIEMFEFANNETPENNFEYWKTGIFHFCVQDPDVEGLAEKIVAHGGKQRMPVREYYPNEKPYRMVYCEDPFGNLIEIYSHSYELTYSDGAY